Within Cytophagia bacterium CHB2, the genomic segment TCCGCTCACTTTGGTATAGAGATATTCATCGCCTTGCTTCATTCTGTAAATAAAATATGGCGGGCTTACCTCCACCTCTTGCTCTACAACAACGCCTTGCAGGCTGCGGTGTCCGCCGGGCTTGGGGGTGTTAGGATCATCGAAATAAACGCCCAACACGTGGTATTGGCGAAACGGAATTTTGTTCGCCTCGAGATGGGTTTGCACTTCGGTGATGTACTTTGGCGCTTCGGCGTAGGAGCCGAAAAATTCCTTGCAAACTGCGGTCAAATCGCGGTCAAGCGTGAGGCGTTTGACTTCCGGCAAATGATTCATGTCGATTCCTTTCTCTTGGCGGGCGCCGGCATTGTGGGCGACCCATTCAAAAAACAATTCCTGCAAACGTTCATTTGAAGACGCCTGGTGCAGCATGAACATCTCACGGGGAAAAACCTCGGCGTAAACCGCAGGTTTTTCCGTTTTCAGCCATTTTACAAAATCATCGAAGACTTCCATGCGCCGTTTTTTGAGCGAGGGCGCTTCCTGCCAAGTCGCCGTAACGATTTTGCCGTCATGCAGCACGAACTTGCCCTTGCCCTCCATTTCATACAGGCCGACGACTTCAAATTTATTGCTGCGAAAAGCGCCGTGAAAGCTGACGGTATCTCCGGCGACTCTGACATTGTCATAATGAAACTTCGCGCTGTAGACAAAATTAGCGCGATAATACTGCGCCAGATTTTCTTTATAGATTGCCGAAAGCGGCGCGCCGGTGTGATCGACCTCGATCAGCGCGGCAGCGTCATCATACAAATCGAGTAAGCGCGTCAACTCCTGCTGTTCATAAGCCGTTTGAAAACGCCGCAAGATGTCGCTGGTGGCCTCAGAATTCTTGGCGCTCGTGAGCAGCGTACAACTCGCCAACAACGCCAGCCCGGCGGCGAGAGGCGCAGCGAAACGTCCAGGCGTTGCCTGGCTGAGGCGGCGGATACGGCGCTTCATGTAATTGCGATCTTCCAGAATGCCCACGGTTCCGGGAATCGGATCGAGCCTGGCGGCCAGCTCCAGCACTTTGATAATCGTGAAACCATAGGCTTTGCGCTCGCGCGGCGTCGAGGTGGAGAGCGCGAGATCGTCGCACGCAATTTCGAGATCGGAGCGCATGCGATTGAATGCCAGCCAGAGAACCGGATTGAACCAATAAATGATTTGCGTAAACGTGATCAACCAGCTCACAAATACATCTTTGCGTTTGATATGCGCCAATTCATGCAGAAAAACATGGCGCAGCTCATTCTCGTTCAGCGCGTCGAGCATGCGCTGCGGTAAAAGCAGGCGCGGCCGCAGATAACCCAGCAGAGCCGGGCTTTGCGCATTTTCGTCGGTAATGATATTGATGGGTAGATAGACCTGCAATTCGCTTTTACAATCTTCGAGCAAATTGAGCAGGCGCGGATCAACCAGGGGACGGAGCTTGCGCGCGCGGCGCCACAGGCGCACATTCAACAACAAGGCGCGCATGCAAAGCAGGAGGACACCAAGCAGCCAAAGGCCGCACAAAACCGCCGCGGCATGCCGCTGCAACAAGTTTAGCGGAGACAACGGCGGCGCGGCCATCGACACGGCGGTTTCTTGAAAATCCGTAATGCCATGGCCTGGCATTGCCGCACGAGGCAAGCCTTCCGCCGCTATTTCTTTCTCTCCAAAAATTCTCAGCCGTTCGAACGTGAGATAATTAAAAATGCTGAAACGGCTGTCGGGCGTGACCGGCAGCAGCAATTTGACCAGCAACAACAACCACAGCGCAGAGGCCCATTTCGGCGAGAGCTGATTGCGAAACAGCCGCTGGATGGTGAAGATCATCGCCGCCAGCAGCGAGGCTTGCCAGGAGTTGTGCAGCAGCCACGCGCCCGCGGTTTCAACGTTTGCGAGAAGATTTGCCATTGCCGGTGCCACCGGTTTTTTCCTCGAGAATTTGTTTCAACTCGTGAATCTCGTCTGACGAAAAATGCGCATGCTTGACGAAATGCGCCAGCATGGGAAGGGCGCCGCCGTCGAACACGCGATTGATGAAGGATTGGCTCTCCTGCTTGATCAATTCTTCTTTGGGGATATTGGGCTCGTAAAGATAGCGGTTCGCTTCCGCGGTGTAGGTCAGCGCGCCTTTGTTCACCAAGCGCGCCAGCAGGGTTTTAATTGTGCGATTGCTCCATTTCTGCCGGGCAGCAAGTTTTTCAACAATCTGCGCCGCGGAAGCCGAGGGATTGTCCCACACCACTTTCATAACCTGCCACTCCGCTTCCGAAATTTTGGGTGTCTTTTTTTTCATGGCGAACTCCATATGACTACAAGTGTAGTCATATATACTACACACGTAGTCAAATGTCAAGAACTTTTTGACGAGAAGGCATTTGACAAACGAGGGTTGTTTTCGTATCTTCCCACCGGTTCTTTCGTTATTCAATCGCTTTCTCCATATCTCATTCAATCGCAAAAGGGCTTCTCATGGCACAGATCGACATGGTCATGCCGCAAATGGGCGAGAGCATCGCCGAAGGCACGATCCTTAAATGGCTCAAGAGCGTGGGCGACAAAATCGAACGCGACGAGACCATTCTCGAAATCAGCACGGATAAAGTAGACTCTGAAATTCCCGCGCCGGCCACGGGCGTCATCGCCAAAATTTTAGTAGAAGAGGGCAAGACCGTCGGCGTTGGAACACCAATCGCGGTGATTGAAACTGACGCTGCTGCGAGCGGCAATGGCAAGGCTGAAAAAACGGAAGCGCAGAAACCTGCGGAACAAGCTGTGGCACCGGCTCCGGCTGCACCGGAAGCAAAGCCGGCAGCGCCGGCTGAAAGTGGCGGCGAAGTGGCGCGCGAAGGCAAACGTTTTTACTCGCCATTGGTGCGCGAAATTGCCAAGCAAGAAAACATCTCCATGGCCGAATTAGAGGCTGTGCCCGGCACCGGCGAAAACGGCCGCGTGACGAAAAAAGATATTCTCGCCTACGTCGAACAACGCCAGGGCAAACCTGCGGCGCCAGCAAAGCCAACGCCAGCTCCAGCACCGGTAGCAGCGCCAACGTCGACAGCGGTGCGCACAGCCCCTGCCGCTCCGCCTGCAGCCCCGGTTGTTTACGCGCAAGATCGCGTGGAAATCGTGCCCATGGACAACATGCGCCGCCGCATCGCGGAACACATGGTGATGAGCAAGCAAACCTCGCCGCATGTGTATTCGGTTTCCATGTGCGACATGACGAAGATCGTGAATTATCGCGAGCGCGCCAAAAATAAATTCGAGCAAAACGAGGGCACGAAGCTGACGTACACACCGTTCTTTATC encodes:
- a CDS encoding BlaI/MecI/CopY family transcriptional regulator, translated to MKKKTPKISEAEWQVMKVVWDNPSASAAQIVEKLAARQKWSNRTIKTLLARLVNKGALTYTAEANRYLYEPNIPKEELIKQESQSFINRVFDGGALPMLAHFVKHAHFSSDEIHELKQILEEKTGGTGNGKSSRKR
- a CDS encoding 2-oxo acid dehydrogenase subunit E2 produces the protein MAQIDMVMPQMGESIAEGTILKWLKSVGDKIERDETILEISTDKVDSEIPAPATGVIAKILVEEGKTVGVGTPIAVIETDAAASGNGKAEKTEAQKPAEQAVAPAPAAPEAKPAAPAESGGEVAREGKRFYSPLVREIAKQENISMAELEAVPGTGENGRVTKKDILAYVEQRQGKPAAPAKPTPAPAPVAAPTSTAVRTAPAAPPAAPVVYAQDRVEIVPMDNMRRRIAEHMVMSKQTSPHVYSVSMCDMTKIVNYRERAKNKFEQNEGTKLTYTPFFIDAVVRAIKDFPLINSSIEGSNIHVKKFINIGVAVALENGLIVPVIKSADALNLVGLARATNDLANRARSKQLKPDEVQGGTFSITNMGSFGNLFGIPVINQPQVAILGIGAIRKTPVVIGEGIAIRDMVYLSLSYDHRIIDGAYGGQFLQR